The following proteins come from a genomic window of Planctomycetota bacterium:
- the dxs gene encoding 1-deoxy-D-xylulose-5-phosphate synthase, whose amino-acid sequence MSDLLSRIRDTNDIHRLSPEELPALAEEIRRLILDVVLRTGGHLGSNLGVVELTLALHYTFDLKRDLIVWDGSYQTYTHKILTGRKEKFPTLRQFGGLCGFGWKPESETDPFNFGHVGTGLAAAFGCAIADERLGRRRKVVCVVGDGSLTSGVAFEALNNIGASKRDLLVILNDNGFSIARTVGALSTYFNELRTAPLYEEFKKELHTWLSKVPLGQPVEHFLESVRRGLKQALFPNMFTALGLQYYGPVDGHDLKALLHLLSNVRHQQKPVLLHVVTKKGKGHPDADRDQFALHKPVTFVRTDIRESKLEPGGAPRPAESPSYTHAFVEALTDLAARDLRIVAITAAMPDGTGLLEFGKRFPDRCYDVGISEQCALAFAAGLAHAGLRPVCAIYSTFVQRAYDMIFQELCLNNLPVVLVLDRAGIAGEDGPTHHGNFDIAFCRTLPNVVLMAPKDGRELREMLALALSLRQPSVLRIPREQTPDLGRYRISSSPLALGKGELLVPGRHGAILAYGVMTAKALEAREKLLREGLDVAVANARFAKPLDVDLAERLAREYPWVLTLEDHAALGGFGGAVLEALSLRNADTSRVKIHAIPDRFLQHADRTELLKFLHLDAEGVADVCRMIAAGQPRPSLDPSLRKNFLYEEE is encoded by the coding sequence ATGAGCGACCTTCTTTCCCGCATCCGCGACACCAACGACATCCACAGGCTGTCCCCGGAGGAACTCCCGGCCCTGGCCGAGGAGATCCGCCGCCTCATTCTCGACGTCGTCCTCAGGACGGGCGGCCATCTGGGCTCGAATCTCGGCGTGGTCGAACTGACCCTGGCGCTCCATTACACCTTCGACCTCAAGCGCGATCTGATCGTCTGGGACGGAAGCTATCAGACGTACACGCACAAGATCCTGACCGGCCGCAAGGAGAAGTTTCCGACGCTCCGGCAGTTCGGAGGGCTGTGCGGCTTCGGGTGGAAACCCGAAAGCGAGACCGATCCGTTCAACTTCGGCCACGTGGGCACGGGCCTGGCGGCCGCCTTCGGCTGCGCGATCGCCGACGAGCGCCTGGGACGGCGCCGGAAGGTCGTCTGCGTCGTCGGGGACGGCTCGCTCACCTCCGGCGTGGCCTTCGAGGCGCTCAACAACATCGGCGCCTCGAAGCGGGATCTCCTCGTCATCCTCAACGACAACGGCTTTTCGATCGCCCGGACGGTGGGGGCGCTTTCGACGTACTTCAACGAACTGCGCACGGCGCCGCTCTACGAGGAATTCAAGAAGGAGCTTCATACCTGGCTGAGCAAGGTTCCGCTCGGCCAGCCGGTGGAGCACTTCCTGGAGAGCGTGCGGCGCGGGCTCAAGCAGGCGCTCTTCCCGAACATGTTCACCGCGCTCGGGCTGCAGTACTACGGGCCGGTGGACGGGCATGACCTCAAGGCCCTGCTGCACCTGCTTTCGAACGTGCGCCACCAGCAGAAACCCGTCCTCCTCCACGTCGTCACCAAGAAGGGCAAGGGACACCCCGACGCGGACCGCGATCAGTTCGCCCTGCACAAGCCGGTCACCTTCGTGCGGACCGACATCCGCGAGTCGAAGCTCGAACCCGGCGGCGCCCCGCGGCCGGCGGAGTCTCCCTCCTATACGCACGCCTTCGTCGAGGCGCTCACGGACCTGGCCGCCCGCGATCTGAGGATCGTGGCGATCACCGCCGCGATGCCGGACGGAACGGGCCTCCTCGAGTTCGGCAAGCGCTTCCCCGACCGCTGCTACGACGTGGGCATCAGCGAACAGTGCGCGCTGGCGTTCGCGGCGGGCCTGGCGCACGCGGGCCTACGGCCGGTCTGCGCCATTTACTCGACCTTCGTCCAGCGCGCCTACGACATGATCTTCCAGGAGCTGTGCCTCAACAACCTGCCCGTGGTCCTGGTGCTCGACCGGGCGGGGATCGCCGGCGAGGACGGCCCCACGCATCACGGGAACTTCGACATCGCCTTCTGCCGGACGCTCCCGAACGTCGTCCTCATGGCGCCCAAGGACGGCCGCGAACTCCGCGAGATGCTGGCCCTGGCGCTTTCGCTCCGGCAGCCGAGCGTGCTGCGCATCCCGCGCGAGCAGACGCCGGACCTCGGCCGCTACCGGATCTCGTCCTCGCCGCTCGCCCTGGGCAAGGGCGAGCTTCTGGTCCCGGGCAGGCACGGCGCGATCCTGGCCTACGGGGTCATGACGGCGAAGGCTCTGGAGGCCCGGGAGAAGCTCCTTCGGGAGGGACTGGACGTCGCCGTGGCCAACGCGCGGTTCGCCAAGCCCCTCGACGTGGACCTGGCCGAGCGGCTGGCGCGCGAGTACCCGTGGGTCCTGACGCTCGAGGACCACGCGGCCCTCGGCGGCTTCGGGGGCGCGGTCCTGGAGGCTCTTTCCCTCCGGAACGCCGACACGTCCCGCGTGAAGATCCACGCGATTCCCGACCGGTTCCTTCAGCATGCCGACCGCACGGAACTGCTCAAGTTCCTTCACCTCGACGCGGAAGGAGTGGCGGACGTCTGCCGCATGATCGCGGCCGGCCAGCCGCGCCCGTCGCTGGACCCGTCCCTGCGCAAGAACTTCCTCTACGAGGAGGAATAG
- a CDS encoding polyprenyl synthetase family protein, which yields MKSLLETALERFLPRKGVPPRLREAMRYTLLSGGKRIRPTLVLETCRALGGRTRMALPAACAVEYIHTYSLIHDDLPAMDDDDVRRGKPSNHRVFGEATAILAGDALQAAAFEALARTPDPALVAPMVRVLAQAAGAAGMVGGQQLDLSRRASLRAIHAMKTAALFSASCRLGALAAYSPREGDLARFGRHLGLAFQLVDDILDAAERGRRNFARAHGAASARRRAARELEAARAAIAFLGPKASRLERIAELVLHRNR from the coding sequence GTGAAGAGCCTTCTGGAAACGGCGCTCGAGCGGTTCCTTCCCCGGAAGGGCGTCCCTCCCCGCCTGAGGGAGGCCATGCGCTACACCCTCCTGAGCGGCGGCAAGCGGATCCGTCCGACGCTGGTTCTGGAAACCTGCCGCGCGCTGGGGGGCCGGACGCGGATGGCCCTGCCGGCCGCCTGCGCCGTGGAATACATCCACACCTATTCGCTCATCCACGACGACCTGCCCGCCATGGACGACGACGACGTCCGCCGCGGCAAGCCCTCCAACCATCGCGTCTTCGGCGAGGCCACCGCGATCCTGGCGGGCGACGCCCTCCAGGCGGCGGCGTTCGAAGCCCTGGCGCGGACTCCGGATCCGGCGCTCGTGGCCCCCATGGTGCGCGTCCTGGCGCAAGCCGCCGGGGCCGCCGGCATGGTGGGAGGCCAGCAGCTCGATCTCTCGCGCCGCGCCTCCCTGCGGGCGATCCACGCGATGAAAACGGCCGCGCTTTTCTCGGCCTCGTGCCGCCTGGGGGCGCTGGCGGCCTACTCGCCGAGAGAAGGCGACCTGGCCCGCTTCGGCCGGCACCTCGGCCTTGCGTTCCAACTGGTCGATGATATACTCGACGCCGCGGAACGAGGCCGGCGCAATTTCGCGCGGGCGCACGGCGCGGCCTCGGCCCGGCGGCGGGCCGCCCGCGAGCTGGAAGCCGCCCGCGCGGCGATCGCCTTCCTGGGACCGAAGGCCTCCCGGCTCGAGCGGATCGCCGAACTCGTGCTCCACCGGAACCGCTGA
- the xseB gene encoding exodeoxyribonuclease VII small subunit, protein MSEKPSPRKERFEDYLKQVEDAVKALEGGKLGLEESIEKYEVGVKALRQCYAILEQAERKIQILIKEKDGTLAARDFDPAEERPSRKKPE, encoded by the coding sequence ATGAGCGAAAAGCCCTCTCCCCGGAAGGAGCGGTTCGAGGACTACCTCAAGCAGGTCGAGGACGCCGTCAAGGCGCTGGAAGGGGGAAAGCTGGGCCTGGAGGAGTCGATCGAGAAGTACGAGGTGGGCGTCAAGGCGCTCCGGCAGTGCTACGCGATCCTGGAGCAGGCGGAGCGGAAGATCCAGATCCTCATCAAGGAGAAGGACGGAACCCTGGCCGCCCGCGACTTCGACCCCGCCGAAGAGCGCCCGTCCCGGAAGAAGCCGGAGTGA